From one Lolium rigidum isolate FL_2022 chromosome 4, APGP_CSIRO_Lrig_0.1, whole genome shotgun sequence genomic stretch:
- the LOC124707765 gene encoding uncharacterized protein LOC124707765 isoform X2 encodes MMGKMNLRGPGKCSVDAGKDKSSVFGVPIPPSLASDREANVLPEKLTRLNLGTGAPLQDEAASSVPKTFVFGSSGAGDFPDSMRTASSNADSRAASSGQVTEANGAPGSGRADGTKDVAPGGVNISASSANRGTDDASVLPERITQLNIGGGMFQYMKEGSHQTPQVFGLGGGGTTGIPFGNVSSKGSDKANAHFSSANSNASSSSGAANLPSEWASALNIGGGVTRSMRSDNANCPPEAFVFGRSGSTNSASEHPAHGKLADKMTSLNIQHRIPPQSMKDEGYVTNNFDIGSGSSAPARSEGAAGKHALQDGIKKLNINREGPSVGRVEVNDASTFEFSFESKAEATPGHGTRTATGESNAVKHDPASCTRESLFGIDYIKSAYRDKKEAHKSSRKKRPSRLKQHAQLHQVPQETCTDRQTSDLTGDYSPMDCSPYQEAVEQVSREASVGCDPSIHILDSSVSNQQTSCAEDDLVSATEHLVIEAELPTCQDEGRDPTVDASESNISGQTCEENSSRTPHESCEPVNTQSSSADLSGLNFTFGASVYPGSSSSAQKRTSKRKLRTKGSQVLKSSSTQAYVQPKSSQDTKMQFSPETSEAKNSVKEQFNRDASILAGLETCETWRTSGNQAYANGHFATAEGCYTRGINSISQYGTSGRCSRALAMCYSNRAATRMSLGRMGEALQDCSIATSIDPTFLKAKVRAANCQLALGDLEGASSNYTACLKSSNTADFDIKMSAEASNGLERVKRVTDWVSQSRELLKKGTLPEAKTAFEFISSALEISSHSDTLMEMKAEALLTLRRYEEVIELCQETADLAERNAVLINSNGEPNSSNVSGKAECSVTLWRPYLICKSYFLLGKLDEALDLLKKHELVTPEESDGSASRKCFSSLSTSIRQLLSFKAAGNESFQARRYSEAVEQYSSALACNSESRPFSAVCFCNRAAAYQALGQLTDAIADCSLAMVLDANYPKAISRRATLYEMIRDYGQSANDLRKLISLLQKQANKPGASPKVVNKHSDLKQARARLLSVEDEARKDTPLNFYLILGVEPSCSPPDIKKAYRKAALRHHPDKATQLLVRNENTDDGFWRDIAKEVYSDADHLFKTIGEAYNILSDPGKREEYDIEENLRNAARRAFKGRNTPRSPEQHYRKQYDRGFSPRQWQSAGQSNNGATRSRWSGYEYTDDYW; translated from the exons ATGATGGGGAAGATGAACCTGCGGGGTCCAGGTAAATGCAGCGTTGATGCTGGTAAAGATAAGAGCTCTGTTTTTGGCGTCCCTATACCACCTAGTTTGGCTTCCGACAGGGAAGCGAATGTGCTCCCGGAAAAGCTGACACGGCTGAATTTAGGTACCGGGGCGCCATTACAGGATGAGGCTGCTAGCAGTGTGCCGAAAACGTTTGTGTTCGGGAGTAGCGGAGCTGGGGATTTTCCTGACAGTATGCGCACTGCTTCCTCTAATGCAGATTCACGTGCTGCGAGTTCAGGTCAGGTTACTGAGGCAAATGGTGCGCCTGGAAGTGGCCGTGCAGATGGCACCAAGGATGTTGCCCCTGGTGGTGTTAATATCAGTGCATCTTCTGCTAATCGTGGTACTGATGATGCAAGCGTGCTTCCGGAGAGGATAACACAGCTGAATATAGGAGGTGGCATGTTTCAGTACATGAAAGAGGGTAGTCATCAAACTCCCCAAGTGTTTGGCCTCGGGGGTGGCGGAACTACAGGCATTCCTTTCGGCAACGTTTCAAGCAAGGGTTCCGATAAGGCCAATGCACATTTCTCTTCTGCAAATAGCAATGCTTCTAGTTCTAGTGGTGCTGCCAATTTGCCTTCGGAGTGGGCGTCTGCTTtgaatataggaggtggagttacGCGGAGCATGAGAAGTGATAATGCAAATTGCCCTCCAGAGGCATTTGTATTTGGAAGAAGTGGGAGCACAAACTCTGCTTCGGAACATCCAGCTCATGGTAAACTTGCAGATAAGATGACAAGTTTAAATATACAACATAGAATCCCACCTCAGAGCATGAAAGATGAAGGCTATGTGACAAATAACTTTGATATCGGAAGTGGCAGCAGTGCACCTGCTCGATCTGAAGGGGCTGCAGGAAAACATGCACTGCAAGATGGAATCAAGAAATTGAACATCAACAGGGAAGGACCATCAGTTGGACGTGTTGAAGTAAATGATGCTTCCACTTTTGAATTTTCATTTGAGAGCAAAGCAGAAGCTACTCCAGGACATG GAACAAGAACTGCTACTGGTGAATCTAATGCAGTCAAACATGATCCGGCTAGTTGCACCAGAGAGAGCTTATTTGGTATTGACTATATAAAATCAGCTTATAGAGACAAAAAGGAAGCTCATAAGAGCTCAAGGAAGAAAAGACCAAGTAGGCTAAAAcaacatgctcaactccatcaagTTCCGCAAGAAACATGCACCGACAGACAAACCTCAGATTTAACAGGTGACTATTCACCAATGGATTGTTCTCCTTATCAGGAAGCAGTTGAACAAGTGTCAAGAGAGGCATCTGTGGGTTGTGATCCGTCCATTCACATACTTGATAGTAGCGTCTCAAATCAGCAGACCAGTTGTGCTGAAGATGATCTAGTATCTGCTACTGAGCACCTTGTTATCGAGGCAGAGCTTCCAACATGTCAAGATGAAGGCAGAGATCCCACCGTGGATGCATCTGAGAGTAATATAAGTGGGCAAACTTGCGAAGAGAACAGCTCCAGAACACCACATGAGTCTTGTGAACCTGTTAATACTCAATCAAGCTCAGCAGATTTGAGTGGGCTCAACTTCACCTTTGGTGCATCAGTGTATCCCGGaagttcttcttcggcgcaaaaaCGTACTTCAAAAAGAAAGTTAAGGACTAAGGGTAGTCAGGTGCTTAAGTCTTCATCCACCCAAGCTTATGTACAGCCAAAAAGCTCACAAGACACAAAGATGCAGTTTTCCCCAGAAACAAGTGAGGCAAAAAATTCAGTTAAAGAGCAGTTCAACAGAGATGCATCAATTTTGGCAGGTTTGGAGACTTGTGAGACCTGGCGTACAAG TGGGAATCAAGCCTATGCAAATGGTCACTTTGCCACTGCAGAGGGCTGTTATACCCGTGGAATAAATTCTATTTCCCAGTATGGAACTTCTGGACGCTGTTCCCGTGCATTGGCGATGTGCTATAGCAACCGTGCAGCCACTAGAATGTCTCTGGGGAGAATGggagaagctcttcaagattgctCGATTGCGACATCAATTGATCCCACCTTTCTTAAGGCTAAAGTTCGTGCTGCAAA TTGCCAGCTAGCACTTGGAGATCTTGAAGGCGCATCAAGCAATTACACAGCCTGTTTGAAATCTAGTAACACTGCTGATTTTGACATCAAAATGTCCGCTGAGGCTTCTAATGGTCTGGAAAGAGTCAAG AGGGTGACAGATTGGGTATCCCAGTCCAGGGAACTTCTCAAGAAAGGAACATTGCCTGAAGCAAAAACAGCTTTTGAATTTATCTCCAGTGCATTGGAAATAAGTTCACATTCAGATACCCTAATGGAGATGAAAGCAGAGGCACTGCTGACG CTACGAAGATATGAAGAAGTAATCGAGCTATGTCAGGAAACTGCAGATTTGGCTGAAAGAAATGCTGTTTTAATTAATTCCAATGGagaaccaaatagttcaaatgtATCTGGAAAGGCAGAATGCTCTGTAACACTTTGGCGGCCATACCTCATTTGCAAGTCTTACTTCCTTCTAGGCAAGCTTGATGAGGCTCTTGACTTGCTAAAGAAGCATGAGCTAGTGACACCTGAAGAGAG TGATGGGAGCGCATCTCGGAAATGTTTCTCATCATTGTCTACAAGTATAAGGCAACTTCTTTCCTTCAAG GCTGCGGGGAATGAATCATTTCAAGCTCGCCGATATTCGGAAGCTGTGGAACAGTATTCATCGGCTCTGGCATGCAATAGTGAATCACGGCCCttttcagctgtctgtttttgcaACCGTGCAGCTGCATATCAAGCACTTGGTCAACTTACTGATGCAATCGCAGATTGTTCACTAGCCATGGTTCTTGATGCAAATTATCCTAAG GCAATTTCTAGGCGAGCCACATTATACGAGATGATAAGGGATTATGGGCAATCTGCTAATGATTTAAGGAAGCTAATCTCACTTCTTCAAAAGCAAGCCAATAAGCCTGGAGCATCACCAAAAGTTGTGAACAAGCATAGTGACCTGAAGCAGGCGCGAGCCCGACTTCTGTCTGTGGAGGATGAAGCAAGAAAAGATACTCCCTTGAATTTTTATTTGATCCT GGGGGTTGAACCATCCTGCTCTCCACCGGATATTAAGAAGGCATACCGAAAAGCTGCATTGAGACATCACCCGGACAAG GCCACTCAACTGCTAGTCAGAAATGAGAATACTGATGATGGGTTTTGGAGGGATATCGCCAAGGAGGTTTATTCGGATGCTGATCATCTGTTCAAAACAATTGGAGAGGCATATAATATTCTTTCAGATCCCGGCAAG CGTGAAGAGTATGATATTGAAGAGAATCTAAGAAATGCTGCCAGGAGAGCTTTTAAGGGGAGGAATACACCAAGGTCACCTGAACAGCACTATAGGAAACAATATGACAGGGGTTTTAGCCCTCGTCAGTGGCAATCTGCGGGGCAGTCAAACAATGGTGCAACCCGGTCACGTTGGTCTGGATACGAATACACTGATGACTACTGGTAA
- the LOC124707765 gene encoding uncharacterized protein LOC124707765 isoform X3 has protein sequence MMGKMNLRGPGTGAPLQDEAASSVPKTFVFGSSGAGDFPDSMRTASSNADSRAASSGQVTEANGAPGSGRADGTKDVAPGGVNISASSANRGTDDASVLPERITQLNIGGGMFQYMKEGSHQTPQVFGLGGGGTTGIPFGNVSSKGSDKANAHFSSANSNASSSSGAANLPSEWASALNIGGGVTRSMRSDNANCPPEAFVFGRSGSTNSASEHPAHGKLADKMTSLNIQHRIPPQSMKDEGYVTNNFDIGSGSSAPARSEGAAGKHALQDGIKKLNINREGPSVGRVEVNDASTFEFSFESKAEATPGHGTVPQPKFHESCLFTPLNHSSSFSTSASEMPSFSSNLMNAGTRTATGESNAVKHDPASCTRESLFGIDYIKSAYRDKKEAHKSSRKKRPSRLKQHAQLHQVPQETCTDRQTSDLTGDYSPMDCSPYQEAVEQVSREASVGCDPSIHILDSSVSNQQTSCAEDDLVSATEHLVIEAELPTCQDEGRDPTVDASESNISGQTCEENSSRTPHESCEPVNTQSSSADLSGLNFTFGASVYPGSSSSAQKRTSKRKLRTKGSQVLKSSSTQAYVQPKSSQDTKMQFSPETSEAKNSVKEQFNRDASILAGLETCETWRTSGNQAYANGHFATAEGCYTRGINSISQYGTSGRCSRALAMCYSNRAATRMSLGRMGEALQDCSIATSIDPTFLKAKVRAANCQLALGDLEGASSNYTACLKSSNTADFDIKMSAEASNGLERVKRVTDWVSQSRELLKKGTLPEAKTAFEFISSALEISSHSDTLMEMKAEALLTLRRYEEVIELCQETADLAERNAVLINSNGEPNSSNVSGKAECSVTLWRPYLICKSYFLLGKLDEALDLLKKHELVTPEESDGSASRKCFSSLSTSIRQLLSFKAAGNESFQARRYSEAVEQYSSALACNSESRPFSAVCFCNRAAAYQALGQLTDAIADCSLAMVLDANYPKAISRRATLYEMIRDYGQSANDLRKLISLLQKQANKPGASPKVVNKHSDLKQARARLLSVEDEARKDTPLNFYLILGVEPSCSPPDIKKAYRKAALRHHPDKATQLLVRNENTDDGFWRDIAKEVYSDADHLFKTIGEAYNILSDPGKREEYDIEENLRNAARRAFKGRNTPRSPEQHYRKQYDRGFSPRQWQSAGQSNNGATRSRWSGYEYTDDYW, from the exons ATGATGGGGAAGATGAACCTGCGGGGTCCAG GTACCGGGGCGCCATTACAGGATGAGGCTGCTAGCAGTGTGCCGAAAACGTTTGTGTTCGGGAGTAGCGGAGCTGGGGATTTTCCTGACAGTATGCGCACTGCTTCCTCTAATGCAGATTCACGTGCTGCGAGTTCAGGTCAGGTTACTGAGGCAAATGGTGCGCCTGGAAGTGGCCGTGCAGATGGCACCAAGGATGTTGCCCCTGGTGGTGTTAATATCAGTGCATCTTCTGCTAATCGTGGTACTGATGATGCAAGCGTGCTTCCGGAGAGGATAACACAGCTGAATATAGGAGGTGGCATGTTTCAGTACATGAAAGAGGGTAGTCATCAAACTCCCCAAGTGTTTGGCCTCGGGGGTGGCGGAACTACAGGCATTCCTTTCGGCAACGTTTCAAGCAAGGGTTCCGATAAGGCCAATGCACATTTCTCTTCTGCAAATAGCAATGCTTCTAGTTCTAGTGGTGCTGCCAATTTGCCTTCGGAGTGGGCGTCTGCTTtgaatataggaggtggagttacGCGGAGCATGAGAAGTGATAATGCAAATTGCCCTCCAGAGGCATTTGTATTTGGAAGAAGTGGGAGCACAAACTCTGCTTCGGAACATCCAGCTCATGGTAAACTTGCAGATAAGATGACAAGTTTAAATATACAACATAGAATCCCACCTCAGAGCATGAAAGATGAAGGCTATGTGACAAATAACTTTGATATCGGAAGTGGCAGCAGTGCACCTGCTCGATCTGAAGGGGCTGCAGGAAAACATGCACTGCAAGATGGAATCAAGAAATTGAACATCAACAGGGAAGGACCATCAGTTGGACGTGTTGAAGTAAATGATGCTTCCACTTTTGAATTTTCATTTGAGAGCAAAGCAGAAGCTACTCCAGGACATGGTACCGTTCCTCAGCCTAAATTTCATGAGTCATGCCTGTTTACTCCTTTGAATCATTCATCTAGTTTCTCTACATCTGCAAGTGAGATGCCATCTTTCAGTTCCAACCTTATGAATGCAGGAACAAGAACTGCTACTGGTGAATCTAATGCAGTCAAACATGATCCGGCTAGTTGCACCAGAGAGAGCTTATTTGGTATTGACTATATAAAATCAGCTTATAGAGACAAAAAGGAAGCTCATAAGAGCTCAAGGAAGAAAAGACCAAGTAGGCTAAAAcaacatgctcaactccatcaagTTCCGCAAGAAACATGCACCGACAGACAAACCTCAGATTTAACAGGTGACTATTCACCAATGGATTGTTCTCCTTATCAGGAAGCAGTTGAACAAGTGTCAAGAGAGGCATCTGTGGGTTGTGATCCGTCCATTCACATACTTGATAGTAGCGTCTCAAATCAGCAGACCAGTTGTGCTGAAGATGATCTAGTATCTGCTACTGAGCACCTTGTTATCGAGGCAGAGCTTCCAACATGTCAAGATGAAGGCAGAGATCCCACCGTGGATGCATCTGAGAGTAATATAAGTGGGCAAACTTGCGAAGAGAACAGCTCCAGAACACCACATGAGTCTTGTGAACCTGTTAATACTCAATCAAGCTCAGCAGATTTGAGTGGGCTCAACTTCACCTTTGGTGCATCAGTGTATCCCGGaagttcttcttcggcgcaaaaaCGTACTTCAAAAAGAAAGTTAAGGACTAAGGGTAGTCAGGTGCTTAAGTCTTCATCCACCCAAGCTTATGTACAGCCAAAAAGCTCACAAGACACAAAGATGCAGTTTTCCCCAGAAACAAGTGAGGCAAAAAATTCAGTTAAAGAGCAGTTCAACAGAGATGCATCAATTTTGGCAGGTTTGGAGACTTGTGAGACCTGGCGTACAAG TGGGAATCAAGCCTATGCAAATGGTCACTTTGCCACTGCAGAGGGCTGTTATACCCGTGGAATAAATTCTATTTCCCAGTATGGAACTTCTGGACGCTGTTCCCGTGCATTGGCGATGTGCTATAGCAACCGTGCAGCCACTAGAATGTCTCTGGGGAGAATGggagaagctcttcaagattgctCGATTGCGACATCAATTGATCCCACCTTTCTTAAGGCTAAAGTTCGTGCTGCAAA TTGCCAGCTAGCACTTGGAGATCTTGAAGGCGCATCAAGCAATTACACAGCCTGTTTGAAATCTAGTAACACTGCTGATTTTGACATCAAAATGTCCGCTGAGGCTTCTAATGGTCTGGAAAGAGTCAAG AGGGTGACAGATTGGGTATCCCAGTCCAGGGAACTTCTCAAGAAAGGAACATTGCCTGAAGCAAAAACAGCTTTTGAATTTATCTCCAGTGCATTGGAAATAAGTTCACATTCAGATACCCTAATGGAGATGAAAGCAGAGGCACTGCTGACG CTACGAAGATATGAAGAAGTAATCGAGCTATGTCAGGAAACTGCAGATTTGGCTGAAAGAAATGCTGTTTTAATTAATTCCAATGGagaaccaaatagttcaaatgtATCTGGAAAGGCAGAATGCTCTGTAACACTTTGGCGGCCATACCTCATTTGCAAGTCTTACTTCCTTCTAGGCAAGCTTGATGAGGCTCTTGACTTGCTAAAGAAGCATGAGCTAGTGACACCTGAAGAGAG TGATGGGAGCGCATCTCGGAAATGTTTCTCATCATTGTCTACAAGTATAAGGCAACTTCTTTCCTTCAAG GCTGCGGGGAATGAATCATTTCAAGCTCGCCGATATTCGGAAGCTGTGGAACAGTATTCATCGGCTCTGGCATGCAATAGTGAATCACGGCCCttttcagctgtctgtttttgcaACCGTGCAGCTGCATATCAAGCACTTGGTCAACTTACTGATGCAATCGCAGATTGTTCACTAGCCATGGTTCTTGATGCAAATTATCCTAAG GCAATTTCTAGGCGAGCCACATTATACGAGATGATAAGGGATTATGGGCAATCTGCTAATGATTTAAGGAAGCTAATCTCACTTCTTCAAAAGCAAGCCAATAAGCCTGGAGCATCACCAAAAGTTGTGAACAAGCATAGTGACCTGAAGCAGGCGCGAGCCCGACTTCTGTCTGTGGAGGATGAAGCAAGAAAAGATACTCCCTTGAATTTTTATTTGATCCT GGGGGTTGAACCATCCTGCTCTCCACCGGATATTAAGAAGGCATACCGAAAAGCTGCATTGAGACATCACCCGGACAAG GCCACTCAACTGCTAGTCAGAAATGAGAATACTGATGATGGGTTTTGGAGGGATATCGCCAAGGAGGTTTATTCGGATGCTGATCATCTGTTCAAAACAATTGGAGAGGCATATAATATTCTTTCAGATCCCGGCAAG CGTGAAGAGTATGATATTGAAGAGAATCTAAGAAATGCTGCCAGGAGAGCTTTTAAGGGGAGGAATACACCAAGGTCACCTGAACAGCACTATAGGAAACAATATGACAGGGGTTTTAGCCCTCGTCAGTGGCAATCTGCGGGGCAGTCAAACAATGGTGCAACCCGGTCACGTTGGTCTGGATACGAATACACTGATGACTACTGGTAA
- the LOC124707765 gene encoding uncharacterized protein LOC124707765 isoform X1, translating to MMGKMNLRGPGKCSVDAGKDKSSVFGVPIPPSLASDREANVLPEKLTRLNLGTGAPLQDEAASSVPKTFVFGSSGAGDFPDSMRTASSNADSRAASSGQVTEANGAPGSGRADGTKDVAPGGVNISASSANRGTDDASVLPERITQLNIGGGMFQYMKEGSHQTPQVFGLGGGGTTGIPFGNVSSKGSDKANAHFSSANSNASSSSGAANLPSEWASALNIGGGVTRSMRSDNANCPPEAFVFGRSGSTNSASEHPAHGKLADKMTSLNIQHRIPPQSMKDEGYVTNNFDIGSGSSAPARSEGAAGKHALQDGIKKLNINREGPSVGRVEVNDASTFEFSFESKAEATPGHGTVPQPKFHESCLFTPLNHSSSFSTSASEMPSFSSNLMNAGTRTATGESNAVKHDPASCTRESLFGIDYIKSAYRDKKEAHKSSRKKRPSRLKQHAQLHQVPQETCTDRQTSDLTGDYSPMDCSPYQEAVEQVSREASVGCDPSIHILDSSVSNQQTSCAEDDLVSATEHLVIEAELPTCQDEGRDPTVDASESNISGQTCEENSSRTPHESCEPVNTQSSSADLSGLNFTFGASVYPGSSSSAQKRTSKRKLRTKGSQVLKSSSTQAYVQPKSSQDTKMQFSPETSEAKNSVKEQFNRDASILAGLETCETWRTSGNQAYANGHFATAEGCYTRGINSISQYGTSGRCSRALAMCYSNRAATRMSLGRMGEALQDCSIATSIDPTFLKAKVRAANCQLALGDLEGASSNYTACLKSSNTADFDIKMSAEASNGLERVKRVTDWVSQSRELLKKGTLPEAKTAFEFISSALEISSHSDTLMEMKAEALLTLRRYEEVIELCQETADLAERNAVLINSNGEPNSSNVSGKAECSVTLWRPYLICKSYFLLGKLDEALDLLKKHELVTPEESDGSASRKCFSSLSTSIRQLLSFKAAGNESFQARRYSEAVEQYSSALACNSESRPFSAVCFCNRAAAYQALGQLTDAIADCSLAMVLDANYPKAISRRATLYEMIRDYGQSANDLRKLISLLQKQANKPGASPKVVNKHSDLKQARARLLSVEDEARKDTPLNFYLILGVEPSCSPPDIKKAYRKAALRHHPDKATQLLVRNENTDDGFWRDIAKEVYSDADHLFKTIGEAYNILSDPGKREEYDIEENLRNAARRAFKGRNTPRSPEQHYRKQYDRGFSPRQWQSAGQSNNGATRSRWSGYEYTDDYW from the exons ATGATGGGGAAGATGAACCTGCGGGGTCCAGGTAAATGCAGCGTTGATGCTGGTAAAGATAAGAGCTCTGTTTTTGGCGTCCCTATACCACCTAGTTTGGCTTCCGACAGGGAAGCGAATGTGCTCCCGGAAAAGCTGACACGGCTGAATTTAGGTACCGGGGCGCCATTACAGGATGAGGCTGCTAGCAGTGTGCCGAAAACGTTTGTGTTCGGGAGTAGCGGAGCTGGGGATTTTCCTGACAGTATGCGCACTGCTTCCTCTAATGCAGATTCACGTGCTGCGAGTTCAGGTCAGGTTACTGAGGCAAATGGTGCGCCTGGAAGTGGCCGTGCAGATGGCACCAAGGATGTTGCCCCTGGTGGTGTTAATATCAGTGCATCTTCTGCTAATCGTGGTACTGATGATGCAAGCGTGCTTCCGGAGAGGATAACACAGCTGAATATAGGAGGTGGCATGTTTCAGTACATGAAAGAGGGTAGTCATCAAACTCCCCAAGTGTTTGGCCTCGGGGGTGGCGGAACTACAGGCATTCCTTTCGGCAACGTTTCAAGCAAGGGTTCCGATAAGGCCAATGCACATTTCTCTTCTGCAAATAGCAATGCTTCTAGTTCTAGTGGTGCTGCCAATTTGCCTTCGGAGTGGGCGTCTGCTTtgaatataggaggtggagttacGCGGAGCATGAGAAGTGATAATGCAAATTGCCCTCCAGAGGCATTTGTATTTGGAAGAAGTGGGAGCACAAACTCTGCTTCGGAACATCCAGCTCATGGTAAACTTGCAGATAAGATGACAAGTTTAAATATACAACATAGAATCCCACCTCAGAGCATGAAAGATGAAGGCTATGTGACAAATAACTTTGATATCGGAAGTGGCAGCAGTGCACCTGCTCGATCTGAAGGGGCTGCAGGAAAACATGCACTGCAAGATGGAATCAAGAAATTGAACATCAACAGGGAAGGACCATCAGTTGGACGTGTTGAAGTAAATGATGCTTCCACTTTTGAATTTTCATTTGAGAGCAAAGCAGAAGCTACTCCAGGACATGGTACCGTTCCTCAGCCTAAATTTCATGAGTCATGCCTGTTTACTCCTTTGAATCATTCATCTAGTTTCTCTACATCTGCAAGTGAGATGCCATCTTTCAGTTCCAACCTTATGAATGCAGGAACAAGAACTGCTACTGGTGAATCTAATGCAGTCAAACATGATCCGGCTAGTTGCACCAGAGAGAGCTTATTTGGTATTGACTATATAAAATCAGCTTATAGAGACAAAAAGGAAGCTCATAAGAGCTCAAGGAAGAAAAGACCAAGTAGGCTAAAAcaacatgctcaactccatcaagTTCCGCAAGAAACATGCACCGACAGACAAACCTCAGATTTAACAGGTGACTATTCACCAATGGATTGTTCTCCTTATCAGGAAGCAGTTGAACAAGTGTCAAGAGAGGCATCTGTGGGTTGTGATCCGTCCATTCACATACTTGATAGTAGCGTCTCAAATCAGCAGACCAGTTGTGCTGAAGATGATCTAGTATCTGCTACTGAGCACCTTGTTATCGAGGCAGAGCTTCCAACATGTCAAGATGAAGGCAGAGATCCCACCGTGGATGCATCTGAGAGTAATATAAGTGGGCAAACTTGCGAAGAGAACAGCTCCAGAACACCACATGAGTCTTGTGAACCTGTTAATACTCAATCAAGCTCAGCAGATTTGAGTGGGCTCAACTTCACCTTTGGTGCATCAGTGTATCCCGGaagttcttcttcggcgcaaaaaCGTACTTCAAAAAGAAAGTTAAGGACTAAGGGTAGTCAGGTGCTTAAGTCTTCATCCACCCAAGCTTATGTACAGCCAAAAAGCTCACAAGACACAAAGATGCAGTTTTCCCCAGAAACAAGTGAGGCAAAAAATTCAGTTAAAGAGCAGTTCAACAGAGATGCATCAATTTTGGCAGGTTTGGAGACTTGTGAGACCTGGCGTACAAG TGGGAATCAAGCCTATGCAAATGGTCACTTTGCCACTGCAGAGGGCTGTTATACCCGTGGAATAAATTCTATTTCCCAGTATGGAACTTCTGGACGCTGTTCCCGTGCATTGGCGATGTGCTATAGCAACCGTGCAGCCACTAGAATGTCTCTGGGGAGAATGggagaagctcttcaagattgctCGATTGCGACATCAATTGATCCCACCTTTCTTAAGGCTAAAGTTCGTGCTGCAAA TTGCCAGCTAGCACTTGGAGATCTTGAAGGCGCATCAAGCAATTACACAGCCTGTTTGAAATCTAGTAACACTGCTGATTTTGACATCAAAATGTCCGCTGAGGCTTCTAATGGTCTGGAAAGAGTCAAG AGGGTGACAGATTGGGTATCCCAGTCCAGGGAACTTCTCAAGAAAGGAACATTGCCTGAAGCAAAAACAGCTTTTGAATTTATCTCCAGTGCATTGGAAATAAGTTCACATTCAGATACCCTAATGGAGATGAAAGCAGAGGCACTGCTGACG CTACGAAGATATGAAGAAGTAATCGAGCTATGTCAGGAAACTGCAGATTTGGCTGAAAGAAATGCTGTTTTAATTAATTCCAATGGagaaccaaatagttcaaatgtATCTGGAAAGGCAGAATGCTCTGTAACACTTTGGCGGCCATACCTCATTTGCAAGTCTTACTTCCTTCTAGGCAAGCTTGATGAGGCTCTTGACTTGCTAAAGAAGCATGAGCTAGTGACACCTGAAGAGAG TGATGGGAGCGCATCTCGGAAATGTTTCTCATCATTGTCTACAAGTATAAGGCAACTTCTTTCCTTCAAG GCTGCGGGGAATGAATCATTTCAAGCTCGCCGATATTCGGAAGCTGTGGAACAGTATTCATCGGCTCTGGCATGCAATAGTGAATCACGGCCCttttcagctgtctgtttttgcaACCGTGCAGCTGCATATCAAGCACTTGGTCAACTTACTGATGCAATCGCAGATTGTTCACTAGCCATGGTTCTTGATGCAAATTATCCTAAG GCAATTTCTAGGCGAGCCACATTATACGAGATGATAAGGGATTATGGGCAATCTGCTAATGATTTAAGGAAGCTAATCTCACTTCTTCAAAAGCAAGCCAATAAGCCTGGAGCATCACCAAAAGTTGTGAACAAGCATAGTGACCTGAAGCAGGCGCGAGCCCGACTTCTGTCTGTGGAGGATGAAGCAAGAAAAGATACTCCCTTGAATTTTTATTTGATCCT GGGGGTTGAACCATCCTGCTCTCCACCGGATATTAAGAAGGCATACCGAAAAGCTGCATTGAGACATCACCCGGACAAG GCCACTCAACTGCTAGTCAGAAATGAGAATACTGATGATGGGTTTTGGAGGGATATCGCCAAGGAGGTTTATTCGGATGCTGATCATCTGTTCAAAACAATTGGAGAGGCATATAATATTCTTTCAGATCCCGGCAAG CGTGAAGAGTATGATATTGAAGAGAATCTAAGAAATGCTGCCAGGAGAGCTTTTAAGGGGAGGAATACACCAAGGTCACCTGAACAGCACTATAGGAAACAATATGACAGGGGTTTTAGCCCTCGTCAGTGGCAATCTGCGGGGCAGTCAAACAATGGTGCAACCCGGTCACGTTGGTCTGGATACGAATACACTGATGACTACTGGTAA